GGGCTGGCATCCCGGCGAAGCCAAGGCCCTGGAGGCCTTTGGAGAATCCCTGCATTGGCATGCCCTCGGTGAGGGGTTCACCTGGGAAACCCAGGACCGCGAACGGGATCGTGCCTTGGTGCAGGAGGCCTGGAAGCGCTCCTGCTCCTACCTCGCTGATCCCACTCGGAAATTGGTGGTGCTCGATGAGGTGAACGTGGCCCTGAAATTGGGCTACCTCGACGTGGAGGATCTGCTGGAGGGACTCAAGCTGAGGCCTCCGCTGACCCATGTGGCCTTGACCGGCCGCGGCGCTCCGCCGGCCTTGATTGAGCGGGCTGACCTAGTCACGGAGATGAAGCTCGTACGCCATCCCTTCCGCGAGCAGGGGGTGAAAGCCCAGGCCGGGATCGAGTTCTAGGAGCTGGCGTTGGCCTGAACCGTGGCCAAGGCACTCATCAGAACCGACAGCCCACTAATGAGTAGCGCTCGGTGAACCACCGGCTCTCGCCAGGCGCTGGGGTCTTCGGTGAGCTGTTCCACCGCTGAGAGGGTGAGCCGGGCCATCAGGCCGCTGCGGCAGGAGCCGCGGGGGGGAATGGGTTGGTCTTGATGCCTGTCCATCCAGCACTCCCATCTTTCGGCCATCGAAGCGCTCCTGGCCAGCGTCGGCAAGGGATCTCACGCTTGCTACTGTTCGGCCAACGAAGCTGCAGCACGAAGGGATGGCCTATCAGCGCGTGTTGCTGAAGCTCAGTGGCGAAGCCCTGATGGGCGAACAGGGCTACGGCATCGATCCTGCGGTGGTGGACGCGATCGCCAAGGACGTGGCTGCGGTGGTGGCCGACGGCAGCCAGCTGGCGATTGTGGTGGGCGGTGGCAACATCTTCCGCGGCCTCAAGGGATCAGCGGCTGGCATGGATCGGGCTACGGCTGACTACGTCGGCATGCTCGCCACCGTGATGAATGCGATCACCCTCCAGGACGGACTCGAGCGGGCCGGTATTCCGACGCGGGTGCAGAGCGCCATCTCGATGCAAGAGGTGGCGGAGCCCTACATCCGGCGCAAGGCCATCCGCCACATGGAGAAGGGGCGTGTCGTGATTTTTGCGGCCGGCACCGGCAATCCCTTCTTCACGACCGACACCACCGCCGCGCTGCGGGCGGCGGAGATCGGGGCCGATGTGGTCTTCAAGGCCACCAAGGTCGATGGGGTGTACGACAAGGACCCCAACAAGTTCGCCGACGCGGTGCGCTACGAGAGCCTCTCGTTCATGGATGTCCTCAGCAAAGAGCTCGAGGTCATGGACAGCACGGCGATCGCCCTCTGCAAGGACAACGCCATTCCAATCGTGGTGTTTGATCTGTTCGGTTCCGGCAACATTGGCCGGGCGGTGCGTGGTGAACCGATCGGCACCAGCATCCTTCCTTCGGCCTAACGGGTCGGCCCGGTTCTTTTCTTCAGCGACTCCTTTTTCTCGCCATGGATCTCGAAGCCAGCATGCGCAAGTCGGTGCATTCCACCCAGCGCACCTTCAACACGATTCGCACCGGCCGGGCGAATTCCTCGCTGCTCGACAAGATCCAGGTGGAGTACTACGGCGCTGATACGCCCCTGAAGGCGCTGGCCACGATCAGCACACCGGACTCCACCACGATTCAGCTCCAACCGTTCGATATGAGCTCCTTGGCTCTGATCGAGAAGGCGATCTCGATGAGTGATCTGGGCTTGACCTGCAACAACGACGGCAAGCTGATTCGCATCAACATCCCGCCCCTCACCGAGGACCGCCGCAAGGACCTCTGCAAGCTGGCGTCGAAGTATGCCGAGGAGGGCAAGGTGGCCCTGCGCAACATTCGTCGCGATGCCATCGACAAGGTGAAAAAGCAGGAGAAGGAAGGCGAGTTCTCCGAGGACCAGAGCCGCGATGAGCAGGACAAGGTTCAGAAGCTCACCGACAAATTCATTGCGGAGATCGAGAAGCTTCTGGCGGAGAAGGAAGCGGACATTCTCAAGGTGTGAGCCAAACCCACGCGTTTGATGTCGCCGTCGTCGGTGCCGGTGCGGCCGGTGCAGCGGCGGCTTATCACTTGGCGGCCCGTGGCCGCCGTGTGCTGCTTCTGGAGTCCGAGGCGTTGCCCCGCTCCAAGCCCTGCGGTGGCGGCATGGCGGCGTCGGTGCAGCGCTGGTTCCCCTTTGATCTGCAGCCGGCCGTTGATCGGGTGATCACCCAGGTGAAGTTCACCTGGTGCCTCGAGGATCCGGTGGTGGCTGTGCTGCCGGGTGATTCCCCGTTCTGGATTG
This DNA window, taken from Synechococcus sp. LTW-R, encodes the following:
- the cobO gene encoding cob(I)yrinic acid a,c-diamide adenosyltransferase; the encoded protein is MAAVSDPNALDQTASELGMGGDLAPEASADAYQRRMARRKEVQQQRVGERSLEKGLVLVFTGDGKGKTTAALGLVLRTLGHGEQVAVVQFIKGGWHPGEAKALEAFGESLHWHALGEGFTWETQDRERDRALVQEAWKRSCSYLADPTRKLVVLDEVNVALKLGYLDVEDLLEGLKLRPPLTHVALTGRGAPPALIERADLVTEMKLVRHPFREQGVKAQAGIEF
- the frr gene encoding ribosome recycling factor, translating into MDLEASMRKSVHSTQRTFNTIRTGRANSSLLDKIQVEYYGADTPLKALATISTPDSTTIQLQPFDMSSLALIEKAISMSDLGLTCNNDGKLIRINIPPLTEDRRKDLCKLASKYAEEGKVALRNIRRDAIDKVKKQEKEGEFSEDQSRDEQDKVQKLTDKFIAEIEKLLAEKEADILKV
- the pyrH gene encoding UMP kinase, whose amino-acid sequence is MAYQRVLLKLSGEALMGEQGYGIDPAVVDAIAKDVAAVVADGSQLAIVVGGGNIFRGLKGSAAGMDRATADYVGMLATVMNAITLQDGLERAGIPTRVQSAISMQEVAEPYIRRKAIRHMEKGRVVIFAAGTGNPFFTTDTTAALRAAEIGADVVFKATKVDGVYDKDPNKFADAVRYESLSFMDVLSKELEVMDSTAIALCKDNAIPIVVFDLFGSGNIGRAVRGEPIGTSILPSA